From a region of the Helianthus annuus cultivar XRQ/B chromosome 5, HanXRQr2.0-SUNRISE, whole genome shotgun sequence genome:
- the LOC110942254 gene encoding RNA-binding protein 2: MADGYWNTQRQQQQLHSSSSLLKRPRSEYDLPPSGLPFSHDKHNYPPQNDIGGANNVKDTETIGSAYDRYLQSAKLPSRDASGGIAGMHSLPLLDPVGMARGGPMGPDLAAIARAFPFDRHSSLDLMARPPRETLPLPADASSTIYIEGLPSNCTRREVAHIFRPFVGYKEVRLISKESKHRGGDPLIIGFVDFTTPACAATALSALQGYKMDEHDPSSSSLRLQFSKNPGPRSGTARRGGRR, from the exons ATGGCAGATGGATATTGGAATACACAACGACAACAACAGCAACTACATTCTTCATCCTCACTGCTTAAACGACCTCGTTCTGAGTATG ATCTCCCACCTTCTGGCTTACCGTTCTCTCATGACAAGCATAATTATCCGCCACAAAACGATATCGGTGGGGCCAATAACGTAAAGGACACAGAAACCATTGGATCTGCATATGATCGTTACCTCCAAAGTGCA AAACTTCCATCGAGGGATGCTAGTGGTGGAATCGCTGGAATGCATTCTCTTCCTTTACTGGATCCGGTTGGAATGGCCCGTGGTGGGCCCATGGGCCCAGATCTTGCAGCAATTGCCCGGGCCTTTCCATTTGACCGCCATTCATCGCTCGATTTGATGGCCCGACCCCCACGTGAAACATTACCCCTTCCCGCTGATGCTTCTAGTACTATATATATTGAAGGACTTCCGTCCAACTGTACTAGGAGAGAAGTAGCTC ATATATTTCGTCCGTTTGTTGGGTATAAGGAAGTAAGGCTTATAAGCAAGGAATCAAAACAT CGTGGCGGTGACCCCCTTATCATTGGCTTTGTGGACTTCACTACTCCAGCGTGTGCTGCAACTGCATTGAGTGCTTTACAAG GTTATAAAATGGATGAACATGATCCCAGCTCGTCAAGCCTGAGGCTGCAGTTCTCAAAGAATCCAGGTCCGCGATCTGGAACTGCACGGCGTGGCGGGAGGCGATGA